One Campylobacterota bacterium DNA window includes the following coding sequences:
- a CDS encoding bifunctional precorrin-2 dehydrogenase/sirohydrochlorin ferrochelatase has product MALFPMFVDLKDQDCLVIGAGEVALRKIEQLAKFAPKLTVIAPEVHEEIRILGYPLTIIERPYEIGDCEGRYMVIGALDDLGEQERIYRYCIEKKIPINCVDSPALCSFIFPALIVEGDLCVGINTAGRAPAVSSALRKFLTSVIPEGIHDLIDRVHAIRQSEPVGKERQNKIIEMCKNFFASVQRVKQ; this is encoded by the coding sequence ATGGCACTGTTTCCGATGTTCGTCGATCTCAAAGATCAGGATTGTTTGGTGATCGGAGCGGGGGAAGTCGCTTTACGTAAAATTGAGCAGTTGGCGAAGTTTGCCCCCAAGCTAACCGTTATCGCTCCAGAGGTTCATGAGGAGATACGTATTCTCGGTTATCCCCTCACGATCATCGAACGCCCCTACGAGATCGGCGATTGCGAGGGACGGTACATGGTGATCGGGGCACTGGATGATTTGGGGGAACAAGAAAGAATTTACCGTTATTGCATCGAGAAAAAAATTCCGATCAACTGCGTCGATTCACCGGCATTGTGCAGTTTTATCTTTCCGGCGTTGATCGTCGAGGGGGATTTGTGTGTGGGGATCAACACGGCCGGACGTGCTCCGGCGGTGAGCTCGGCATTGCGGAAATTTTTGACGTCGGTTATCCCTGAGGGGATTCATGATTTGATCGATCGGGTTCATGCTATCCGTCAAAGCGAACCGGTGGGGAAAGAGCGGCAGAATAAAATCATCGAGATGTGCAAAAACTTTTTTGCATCGGTACAAAGAGTCAAGCAGTAG
- a CDS encoding SAM-dependent methyltransferase, with protein MHGKLFLIGCGPGDADLLTCKALKTIQKLDVALIDHLLTQEIIDLIPERTKVVFVGKEKGKHSFPQSEINAMITEYAHQGYTVGRLKCGDPYIFGRGTEEAIYASQNGIETEVIPGISSALSGPMSAGIAPTARGVSTGVSVVSAHLSGDLITAAKGAPKPAILVFGNVVHLAQLLPSYRYESKEERYDIVTAS; from the coding sequence ATGCACGGAAAACTCTTTTTAATCGGTTGCGGTCCCGGTGATGCCGATCTGCTCACCTGTAAAGCACTCAAAACCATCCAAAAACTCGACGTTGCCCTCATCGATCATCTCCTCACCCAAGAGATCATCGATCTGATCCCTGAACGTACCAAAGTGGTGTTCGTCGGCAAAGAGAAAGGAAAGCACAGCTTCCCCCAAAGCGAGATCAATGCGATGATCACCGAATATGCCCATCAGGGATACACCGTCGGACGGCTCAAATGCGGTGACCCCTATATCTTCGGGCGGGGAACCGAAGAGGCCATCTACGCCTCGCAAAACGGCATCGAAACCGAAGTGATCCCGGGTATCTCCTCGGCACTCTCAGGTCCAATGTCTGCGGGTATCGCCCCGACCGCACGGGGTGTCAGTACGGGGGTTTCGGTCGTATCGGCGCACCTCTCCGGCGATCTTATAACCGCTGCCAAAGGGGCTCCGAAACCGGCCATTTTGGTGTTCGGCAACGTTGTCCATCTTGCACAGCTCCTCCCCTCCTACCGCTATGAATCCAAGGAGGAACGTTATGACATCGTTACAGCAAGCTAG
- a CDS encoding ferredoxin--nitrite reductase — protein sequence MTSLQQASAARSAKKHKTEVIKETFSAQEAWNRLLGYAKSGYASITDEDKDFVLKSFGVFDRPATPERFMIRVRIAGGALNIAQAMAIAYVAKTFGNDYIDLTTRQQIELRYMKIEDIPEALGLLEGVGLTSYQTGVDNFRNILIDPLDGLAADNLISCRPMMEEIQSIFLKNPEWITTLPRKFNIGINGSLSNRCNIFGQDFALSLAEKGGVYGFNLYLGGRVGCLAQDADMFVLPTEAAEVFEAVAILFKTYGFRDNRNKNRLKFLIDAVGMGEFRAAIEEQLGRSFPSSGIGLADKEGGDHYGSVTLNYGRKALYVPVPSGVFSGTDLFEAARIAESQNGAIRLTIEQNLILTGIRDETGALASPLFIKFPNRPSPYMANLIACAGSEHCPFGVIPGKPDAIRMGEYLSREVPIENAKVRFYWSACIKGCGVHGAGDLGFVGCKVAREGKTALGVDLFLGGSLTSDEGEAELFLKGLLLDEAPAYIAEWMKLYRDLRIGDESLEHFIRRLRHHYEIGEIADLVRHNYAITHEGTNGYLSLDRIR from the coding sequence ATGACATCGTTACAGCAAGCTAGCGCCGCGCGCAGTGCGAAAAAACACAAGACCGAAGTAATCAAAGAGACTTTTAGCGCTCAGGAAGCCTGGAATCGCCTTTTAGGGTATGCGAAAAGCGGCTATGCATCGATCACCGACGAAGATAAAGATTTTGTTCTCAAAAGCTTCGGTGTCTTCGACCGCCCCGCTACCCCTGAGAGGTTCATGATCCGTGTACGGATTGCGGGAGGTGCCCTCAATATCGCACAGGCGATGGCGATCGCCTACGTCGCCAAAACATTCGGAAACGATTACATCGATCTCACTACCCGCCAGCAGATCGAACTGCGCTACATGAAGATCGAAGATATCCCCGAAGCGCTTGGGCTTTTAGAAGGGGTCGGTTTGACCAGTTACCAAACAGGGGTGGATAATTTCCGAAATATCCTGATCGATCCTCTCGACGGACTCGCCGCAGACAATCTGATATCCTGCCGTCCGATGATGGAGGAGATCCAATCGATTTTTTTGAAAAATCCCGAATGGATCACCACCCTGCCTCGAAAATTCAACATCGGAATCAACGGATCACTCAGCAATCGTTGCAATATCTTTGGACAGGACTTTGCCCTTTCTTTGGCTGAAAAGGGGGGAGTTTACGGATTTAACCTCTATCTTGGGGGACGTGTCGGATGTTTGGCCCAAGATGCCGATATGTTCGTCCTCCCAACCGAAGCGGCGGAGGTATTCGAAGCGGTGGCGATCCTCTTTAAAACCTACGGATTTCGGGATAACCGCAATAAAAACCGTCTCAAATTTCTCATCGATGCGGTCGGGATGGGGGAGTTTAGAGCCGCTATCGAAGAACAATTGGGACGTTCCTTCCCCTCTTCGGGAATCGGTTTAGCCGATAAAGAGGGGGGAGACCATTATGGGAGCGTCACTCTCAACTACGGGCGAAAGGCCCTTTACGTACCCGTACCCTCGGGGGTATTTAGCGGCACCGATCTGTTTGAAGCCGCCCGTATCGCCGAAAGCCAAAACGGAGCCATCCGCCTCACAATCGAGCAAAACCTCATCCTTACGGGGATAAGAGACGAAACCGGTGCCCTCGCTTCCCCCCTCTTTATCAAATTTCCCAATCGCCCCTCACCCTATATGGCGAACCTCATCGCCTGTGCCGGAAGCGAACATTGCCCCTTTGGGGTCATCCCCGGCAAACCCGATGCTATCCGTATGGGAGAGTACCTTAGTCGTGAAGTGCCGATCGAAAATGCCAAAGTCCGTTTTTACTGGTCGGCATGCATCAAAGGGTGCGGTGTTCACGGTGCCGGAGATCTCGGATTTGTCGGATGCAAAGTGGCACGTGAGGGGAAAACCGCGCTGGGGGTCGATCTCTTTCTCGGCGGGAGTCTGACGTCCGATGAAGGTGAAGCCGAGCTGTTTCTCAAAGGGCTCCTTTTGGATGAAGCTCCCGCCTATATCGCCGAATGGATGAAACTTTACCGTGATCTTCGTATCGGTGATGAGAGTTTGGAACACTTTATCAGACGGCTTCGTCATCACTACGAGATCGGTGAAATCGCCGATCTCGTGCGCCATAACTACGCAATCACCCATGAGGGGACAAACGGCTATCTGAGCTTGGATCGGATACGCTAA
- a CDS encoding molybdopterin-dependent oxidoreductase: MSDSISTGCPFCGTGCGLSVDFSDKGIKVKGDPSNPSTHGDLCFKPIQMAKGLDAGRLTTPLYRSDKSQPFQPIGWDEAVAILADQIKSIPPEALYFYLSGQLLSEESYLFTKLIKGYLGTNNVDANSRLCMASAVVAHKMAFGSDGAVGNYADIDDADVILISGSNPAWAHPILYRRILARKKSHPQTRIIVIDPIRTETAEKADLWLGLRGGSDTMLYNALLSEIHRRGGCDNDFIARSCEGFEKTLHSAQTIPFSQAIESCGLSIQDAHTLVDLFCSDKKIVGLWCQGLNQAVDGVMRNLGFINLFLATGRINKGKGLPFSLTGQPNAMGGREVGYLSNGLPGYRDVRNAEDRRSCEHHWNLPAEAISSEVGLTITDAIDSILRQEIRLLWVACTNPLITLPDVSKTRSALVENDLFLVVQDCVLSETAALANLVLPSAAWGEKEGSMTNSERFIKRVRAFKPAPNGAKSDSDIVCSVARALGFSGFDFTDTAEIYDEYKRLTQGRLCDQSTQEYESLSYQWGGERLYGEEVFATVSKKAKFNPIVSRSTELQEGEFILLTGRTKKQWHTMTRTGHINELFQGEEEAFVLMNPEEAAILGLDEGDYAHLQNELGELSLKVRFGILARKHLFAPFGYTESPINRLVPVTNDPLSFQSALKSAKVSVSKSTIL, translated from the coding sequence ATGAGCGATTCAATCTCTACGGGATGCCCGTTTTGCGGAACGGGATGCGGCTTAAGCGTCGATTTCAGCGACAAAGGGATCAAAGTCAAAGGTGATCCTTCCAACCCCTCCACTCACGGCGATCTGTGTTTCAAACCGATTCAGATGGCCAAGGGGCTCGATGCCGGCCGCCTCACGACACCTCTATACCGCAGTGATAAATCCCAACCGTTTCAACCGATCGGATGGGATGAAGCGGTAGCGATTTTAGCCGATCAGATTAAATCCATTCCCCCAGAAGCCCTCTATTTTTACCTCTCGGGACAGCTTCTTAGCGAAGAGAGCTATCTCTTTACCAAACTGATCAAAGGGTATTTAGGAACCAACAACGTCGATGCGAACTCACGGCTCTGTATGGCGAGTGCCGTCGTCGCCCACAAGATGGCATTCGGAAGCGACGGAGCGGTGGGAAATTACGCCGATATCGACGATGCCGACGTCATCCTCATCAGCGGCTCCAACCCTGCGTGGGCACACCCGATCCTCTATCGCCGTATCCTGGCACGTAAAAAATCACATCCGCAAACCCGAATCATCGTGATCGATCCGATCCGTACCGAAACCGCCGAAAAAGCCGATCTGTGGCTGGGGCTTCGCGGCGGGAGCGACACGATGCTCTACAACGCCTTATTATCCGAGATTCATAGACGAGGCGGGTGCGATAACGATTTCATTGCCCGCTCCTGCGAAGGGTTTGAAAAAACACTTCATTCCGCACAAACCATCCCCTTTTCCCAAGCAATCGAATCGTGCGGATTATCTATCCAAGACGCACATACTCTCGTGGATTTGTTTTGTTCGGATAAAAAAATCGTGGGGCTTTGGTGTCAGGGGTTAAACCAGGCGGTAGACGGTGTGATGCGCAACCTCGGATTCATCAACCTCTTTTTGGCTACGGGGAGGATCAATAAGGGCAAAGGGCTACCCTTCTCGCTCACCGGTCAACCCAACGCGATGGGGGGGCGTGAAGTGGGCTACCTCTCCAACGGTCTCCCCGGCTACCGCGATGTCCGCAACGCCGAGGATCGCCGATCGTGTGAACACCATTGGAATCTCCCCGCTGAAGCGATCTCATCCGAGGTAGGTCTCACCATCACCGACGCGATCGATTCGATACTGCGTCAAGAGATACGATTGTTGTGGGTGGCCTGTACCAATCCCCTCATCACCCTCCCCGATGTTTCCAAAACCCGCTCCGCCCTTGTGGAAAACGACCTTTTTTTAGTCGTCCAAGATTGTGTACTGAGCGAAACGGCCGCTCTTGCGAACCTCGTCCTCCCCAGTGCCGCGTGGGGTGAAAAAGAGGGGAGCATGACCAACTCCGAACGCTTTATAAAACGGGTCAGAGCCTTTAAACCTGCTCCGAACGGTGCCAAAAGCGATTCGGATATCGTCTGTTCGGTCGCACGAGCACTCGGATTTTCAGGCTTTGATTTTACCGATACGGCAGAGATTTACGATGAATACAAACGATTGACCCAAGGGCGGTTATGCGACCAAAGCACACAGGAGTATGAGAGCCTCTCGTATCAGTGGGGAGGGGAACGGCTGTATGGGGAGGAAGTGTTTGCTACCGTGTCTAAAAAGGCGAAGTTTAACCCGATCGTCTCTCGCTCAACGGAACTCCAAGAGGGAGAGTTCATCCTCCTCACCGGGCGGACGAAAAAACAGTGGCATACGATGACCCGTACAGGTCATATAAACGAATTATTCCAGGGTGAAGAAGAAGCTTTCGTTCTTATGAATCCCGAAGAAGCCGCCATTCTGGGTTTGGATGAAGGAGATTATGCCCATTTGCAAAACGAATTGGGAGAGCTCAGTCTCAAGGTGCGTTTTGGAATCCTGGCGAGAAAACATCTATTTGCACCGTTCGGCTACACCGAATCACCGATCAATCGTCTGGTTCCGGTTACCAATGATCCTCTGTCGTTCCAAAGTGCTCTGAAGTCGGCAAAAGTATCCGTGTCGAAATCAACTATATTATAA